In a single window of the Zea mays cultivar B73 chromosome 5, Zm-B73-REFERENCE-NAM-5.0, whole genome shotgun sequence genome:
- the LOC100272483 gene encoding uncharacterized protein LOC100272483 precursor — translation MGRLALAVPVMLLLLCTTCRLTLGITDGLLPNGNFERSPLPSQLRGTRVVGASAIPSWQTSGFVEYISSGQKQGDMVLVVPEGAYAVRLGNEASIRQRLRGAARGARYSLTFSAARTCAQAEQLNVSASGQSGLLAMQTMYSSNGWDSYAWAWVANADEVDIVIHNPGVTEDPACGPLIDSVAIKTLNPPRRTNKNLVKNGDFEEGPYIIPGTKWGVLIPSRVVEDHSPLPGWMVESLKAIKYIDGESFAVPRGRRAVELLAGRESAIAQVIRTVPGRQYVLSFTIGDASNACRGSLMVEAYAGRESTKVAYESAGKGGVKRAVLPFRAASARTRLVFFSSFYSTRSDDLSSLCGPVLDDVVVVSVRTKRG, via the exons ATGGGAAGGCTAGCCCTGGCTGTGCCGGTGATGCTTCTGCTGCTTTGCACGACGTGCAGACTGACGCTCGGAATTACAGACG GTCTGCTCCCGAACGGCAACTTCGAGCGGAGCCCGCTGCCGTCGCAGCTGCGGGGGACCCGGGTGGTGGGCGCGTCGGCGATCCCGTCGTGGCAGACGTCGGGGTTCGTGGAGTACATCTCGTCGGGGCAGAAGCAGGGTGACATGGTGCTGGTGGTGCCCGAGGGCGCCTACGCCGTGCGGCTCGGGAACGAGGCGTCCATCCGGCAGCGGCTCCGGGGCGCCGCCCGCGGCGCGCGCTACTCGCTCACGTTCAGCGCGGCGCGGACGTGCGCGCAGGCGGAGCAGCTGAACGTTTCTGCGTCGGGGCAGTCGGGCCTGCTGGCCATGCAGACCATGTACAGCAGCAACGGGTGGGACTCGTACGCCTGGGCCTGGGTCGCCAACGCCGACGAGGTCGACATCGTCATCCACAACCCCGGCGTCACCGAGGACCCCGCCTGCGGCCCGCTCATCGATTCCGTCGCCATCAAGACGCTCAACCCGCCTCGTCGCACCAACA AGAACTTGGTCAAGAATGGTGACTTCGAGGAGGGCCCGTACATCATCCCGGGGACCAAGTGGGGCGTGCTGATCCCATCGCGCGTGGTGGAGGACCATTCGCCGCTTCCGGGGTGGATGGTGGAGTCGCTCAAGGCCATCAAGTACATCGACGGCGAGAGCTTCGCCGTGCCGCGGGGTCGGCGCGCCGTGGAGCTGCTGGCCGGGAGGGAGAGCGCGATCGCGCAGGTCATCCGCACCGTGCCGGGGCGACAGTACGTGCTGTCCTTCACCATCGGCGACGCCAGTAACGCCTGCCGCGGCTCGCTCATGGTGGAGGCATACGCGGGCCGGGAGTCCACCAAGGTGGCGTACGAGTCGGCGGGGAAGGGCGGCGTGAAGCGCGCCGTGCTGCCGTTCCGCGCCGCGTCGGCGCGCACCAGGCTCGTCTTCTTCAGCTCCTTCTACAGCACCAGGAGCGACGACCTCAGCTCGCTATGCGGGCCAGTGCTTGATGACGTCGTCGTCGTCAGCGTGCGCACGAAGCGCGGCTAG